The DNA region ACTATCATGTTCGACCCTTTGCTTGATCCATTCATTGTACCCAGGCATTACTGCAGGCGCCATCTTGTTTACCAATTCCAACTGCAAATTCTCAAGTCCTCGCAAATTTCCCCAAGCCTCTAATACCATACTTCGACTCTCTGTCACTGTACCCAATCTGAGAACTTCAACTCCTTGTACCATGGGAATGCTTTGCGGGTAGCCAAACTGTCTCATAACCCTTTGCGGAATATAGGCGACTAGACCATTAACTCCGGCTAGAGGAATGAAGTCATGTTGGGTGGTCCTAAAAGTTGGGTCCCTGACCTTGGTCCAATCTAAAACCCACTGCACTTTTTCTGGTGTCAAATTGTTGAACTCCTCGATAAACTGGCTTGACGACATCACGCGATAGTAGCGACCGACTCTCTCTCGATGTGAACCAATCCAATTCTCAACTGGGAGACAAGAACCCATAGGATTAAGTGATCTCTTCGCCAAATGTTCCATGATCCACATTTGAAGTACCAAGTTTGAAGCGTAGAAGAAACCCCCTTTCCTTTGGCAATTGGTAAGGGCTGAGAAGATATCTGCTATGACAACGGGTATCAAAGTTGGTGTTGCTTCTTGAATTCCTAAGAAAAGATTTTGAATCATATTAATGGTTgcaaatgtcacctttccatgCCTTTGAGGGAATAGCAATAAGTTGATCAAAACCAACCCAAAAGCTTGTACACGTTTCTCTTCCCATTGCCCCTTTGTTATAAAGAAATCAATCTGATGGCGTTCAAAGGACTCCTTTTCCCCAAATCGGTCATATAGAAACCTCAGTGGACAAGATCTAGCATCGGGGTGTTGATCTAAGCTATTGTTCCTTAATCCTAAAAATCGGCAAAACTGCTTTCTGGTTCCCCCGCTCGGGTATATCATAGGACTGCCCTTTCCCGGCACTTGCAATAATCCCTCTAACTCTTCTAGGGTTGGGGTGAGCTCGCACATTCCAAACCGAAAAACCGAGGCGTCAGGATCCCAATAATTAATCAATGCTTGGATAGCAGAAACGTTGGGTATTATGTCGACAAGGCTTGGTAAATGACCCACATATTGGAATAGCCCCCCAATCTCGTAAGACAGGTTATTCTTCCACTGATTCAGCTCTCGGGGGACTTGGTTGAGCATTCGGCACTGCATCATCTGGATGGGGAATTCACTTAGATACCGTTACCTTGGAACTTTACCCCTTAGGTTATTTTACAAAAAGGGTAAACGTGCAGATCCCAAAAATAGGGTTAAGTACCCATGGGATTATAAGGTTGGCTTATCCTAAAATGGAATTGCCTAAATGACGTTCCTTCTAAGGTTTAATGCATGATGCTATTTATTAAAACGATATAaacatgtgacaaatatggcctaaaggatataaataatgcaacggggggaaaaggtctaaaatagaatgtatttattaaaaattaagtataatgactgaaatttaaacatgtgggTTATCTAGtggggtaagtcactaaaagagtgccaaaaaggcctcttattACTAAGGCACAtaaatgcaagccaagaaaacacaagaatggttagtgcaattgatagtacacgtAACATATTGGGAGTAAAAAAGAAATacgataaagcaagtaaaaggggtggaaccctttccctcgtgcctaatgtgcttaaaaaagGGTGAGAccgactctaacctaggaaaacgCTAAcgtggatgcatgaggttggggttcactaatgcaactagactcgataaggtttaaaaGGTCCTCAAGCCTTCAGACCCAAagaccaagggtcatcactcccaaggccttcgatcggtggctcgagcgatcccttaggtagcgctatgggcgcagtgcacaccatccgcctacccaaggcaatcaatcctaatcctacaaggcggtgtgggatagCGCCCacgaaaaatgaaataaaatgggataacaataagtaaacgtgcacgtatgaagtgttccctattttgagggaaggggttgaaaaccaacgcgaggctctaaaggtgacacatcCCCCCCCCAAATACGATGCCAAgagcgagataaacaagtaaaacatacatccaaacaatcAATCATACGTACGTGAGTGggggagtagtttgatacgcgcgcgaggcaaaaaatcctaaaaaggaaaaatgcaaccctaatatccaaatgctatgcataaaaagggtagagaagggaaaagaatagccaaatcaaatgcttggacccacttagaaggtccccagtggagtcgccaactgtcgcgccccactttttgatgtgtggtgtgtgagtagtgtgGTGTGTGTGAGAGTGAGTAGTGTATATGATAtatatgtgaacgtgtgcgaaatgaaaagtaaaaggccatgggacttgggaatgcgacgatttggccaaacaaagttcaaaaagggttttttaatgaaaatggagtcgtcacttggtatagagttagggtgcaccaagtcacccaaaaagtgattttttttgaaaaaaatggtaaacaaaaccctttttaagaacttttaggtctacgtaaccaaagcgagggatcgggggtcacatttgataagggagaaggcaaaggcaaagcctaaggcactcccttaccctagcaaagctagttgcgtgacttagcccctcttttcctaatttcttctacccaaggtatgtatcgcatgttggacgaactatatgaatgcacaaacctagacctagggggacatcgggggagaaatttctcttcaaagcttgagtggtgccaatcacattaattgtaatgcccaataatgatcctttggagaggtcacacataatcctaaatgaccaaaaaaatgagtggaatgaatgcatgccatgtgaaaatgtgagtttgtgtgaagtgagaaaagtgataaaaacaaTAGGGCGTAAGTGAAAGTGTGCTAATGgatttacaaggtaaggtgagttaaaaatgataatgtgaaaatgtattacacataaagtgcatgtgtgcgaatggtATTATATAAAGTGTAAGTAGTTGAATGAAAACGTGCAAAattaaagtagtgtgaagtgagaatgtagaaaaagagatagaatataaagtaagtgtatgtgatagtgaatgaataaaatgcatgaatcctataggaatgcatcaagacgggaacggggagtcctaactttgtgactttaatcttccctttgattagaaggggggaactagcgtgctaaggctatttgtggagccacactcgctcgtttcccttgtcgaaaggggactcttcaagcaaatgtaccctataactagcatgaggtgcaaaaatcttaaaatgaggggaaaaggggttcgaggagcatgccaaatgataaaaaactaagaaaaatgcatgaaatgtagtgaacatgcaaatatacACTAACAAAAGGGGGGCGgtctattgggtctagcgttggactagccctttctaagaatttcctactagcgttggactaatggaaaacgggacaatgaaccacaactagcgttggactagtgtggtgacgagaaagggggccacaactagcattggactagtgtggtgacgtccattcatccatcacattcattcatgactataaaaagcgagtagacatgcgaatcacttataaacacgtagcacataacacttagcatgctcgactagatgcaagagcctaataaagcaaattaacacgtagcaactaagcatgcaagacacataaggcaattaaggtcttaactattacatttgctaactgaaacaaaaggggaaggggaaaatggacaaaattactctccaaaccctatctattacaagccaagaggtgtacacatacgcCATAAtgaaaaacttaaataaaagcaaaagtaaataaacgcaaggaattaaggaaaggcaaggaaagcgaagtagacatgcatattcacataacacgtaggagcacgtagggtcaaatgaagtgcaaataagggatagagtgtacctcccttgaatcgatgccctaacgaagtgaaattactagtttaccctccaaaataataaaaaaggtcaaggtaccactttaattaacaaaatcatatgaaatagaaataaacatgaaataaaCATGAAGTTTCAAACAAAACATTCAAATGAAAGTGAATGACCCCtattcatcaaattgaaacaaacaaaggCCCATTTGAAAGAATCGAGGAAGTTTCAAGGGATCAACGTATTATTACAAAAATTAAGGGTCTAAAAGGAAATAACTTGAAATTAGAACTTTAGGTGAAACCTATCCCAAACCAAATgatacaaaaaataaatgaaaactaaTTTGCTAtgattaaacaacaaaatttccagaattcaccaaaataattcaaaatcaaaacta from Coffea eugenioides isolate CCC68of unplaced genomic scaffold, Ceug_1.0 ScVebR1_14;HRSCAF=71, whole genome shotgun sequence includes:
- the LOC113755461 gene encoding uncharacterized protein LOC113755461; the protein is MMQCRMLNQVPRELNQWKNNLSYEIGGLFQYVGHLPSLVDIIPNVSAIQALINYWDPDASVFRFGMCELTPTLEELEGLLQVPGKGSPMIYPSGGTRKQFCRFLGLRNNSLDQHPDARSCPLRFLYDRFGEKESFERHQIDFFITKGQWEEKRVQAFGLVLINLLLFPQRHGKVTFATINMIQNLFLGIQEATPTLIPVVIADIFSALTNCQRKGGFFYASNLVLQMWIMEHLAKRSLNPMGSCLPVENWIGSHRERVGRYYRVMSSSQFIEEFNNLTPEKVQWVLDWTKVRDPTFRTTQHDFIPLAGVNGLVAYIPQRVMRQFGYPQSIPMVQGVEVLRLGTVTESRSMVLEAWGNLRGLENLQLELVNKMAPAVMPGYNEWIKQRVEHDSARQQSAPASPEEQMEKLREELEESQAQLIMANRVLEDTQVQLRREKKKNEKLEETIDAFDRIREGARKLSLGSSRESQSTSLWRHRDFVNMVTKTIDEIVKKD